The window AGGTTCTTCGCATGGATCGAGAACTTCAGAAAACTAACAGTAAGATATGAAAGACTCTCAGAAACATTCTCGGCATTAATCCACATCGCCTGCATCATGATACTATGGAGAGTATTGAGATAGGTTCATTCAGGTCTCATTATGGCTGCTTTACCTAGAATTAACAGTTTGTTAATTCCGATGACTCTTCCAGATGTTGGAATATCAATTAAAGGGGAATGCGGATAATTAAGTCTCTAAAAAAGAATACCTGCCAGCCCAGCGTGTTTTTCCCTTCGCCAAGCTGGAGTTTAGTCGGCCTACCTGTTTGGTTTAGACGTCTTTTCTGATGAAGAGGACGAATGATCCGATTAGTGGTACTAGTACCCATGCTATCATTGCTGTGTAAAGGAACGGTAGGATTCCGTTTGCTCCGAATACCTTTACCATTGCGAGGCCGAGTTGACCTAGGCTGATGGGGTTTGCCATCATCTTGGGTGTCATTATTAGTGCGTATGTGGAGATTTGTCTGACTAGTTCTAGAGGATTGGCTACTACAATGGGTATCATGTAGACTGGATCGAAGGCCATTGTTACGATCATGCTGAGGAAGCCCATGTCGATTAGAACTGCAAAGAGGAACCAGAAGAATAGTGCGACACCAAGTGCCATGTTTCGGTCTTTGCTTACCACTGATATCAAGAAGGCTAGTCCAAGCATTGCGGCTGTTAGGATGTATGCGATGCCTATGACGTAGAAGTACTGGACTGTAGGTACCTCCATGATGATTAGTGCAGCTACACCCATACCTATCAGGATGGCTGTTGCGATTGCTAGAAATATTCCTGTGAACTTTCCTACGTAGATGTTGACTCTTGAGATCGGCTGTGCTAGGAGAAGCTCCATCGTGTGTCTGTCTCTTTCACCTACAATCGCTGCGGAACCGATTGGCAACGCGATTAAGGGTAGGAATGGGAAGACCACTTGTGTGGTTCCTGAGATAAGTGTCTCTATTCCCGGCGCCATCATGCCGAGCGCATAAGCTACTACGAACGGTAGTCCGATGACGAGGAAGAAGGAGATGACTGTGAAAGATATTAGCCATCTACTTCGGATAGAGTCTTTAAACTCCTTTGTTATGATTGCTAGGACGCGTGGTGCCATCTTTTATGGCGCCTCCGTTGCCTTCATGAACGCAACTTCCAGGCTAGGCTCATCAACTCTGAAGTTGGTGGGTGTGAAACCTGCTACATCTAATGCCTTTAGCAATTCGAACTTGTCTCCATGCTCACAGGCCACAACTATTTGTCCCTTGTGGATCTCTGCATCTTTGAAGCCTGCCTTCTCAACAGCATGCAGCATGTCCTGCGCATCATATGCGCCAACATCTATGAGTAGATGTTCACGTAGATCTGCCTTGTTCATAAAATCATCTACTAGACCTGAGCCGACAAGTTTTCCTCGGTTTATCACCAGGACATTGCCCTTGAACAGCCTAATTTCATGAGCTTCTCTTAATAGGTGTGTTGATACGATGACGCTCTTGCCTCTGCCGAGCAGCTCGCCGAGCAGTTCTCTGAATCTCAGCTGTCCCTGCACATCAAGTTGTGATGTAGGTTCATCAAGTATCAGGATAGGTGGATCTGAAAGCTGCGAAATTCCGAGCATCAGCCTTTGCTTCATACCACCTGACAAGGCTCGAGCCTTTCGATCTCTGAAGCGCACTAGTTTGATGTCCTTCAGGGTTTCAAGTACACGTTGGGGTTTGACTCCTTTTACTCCTGCATAGAACTTTAGGTTATCCTCAACGGATAGATCGTCGTAGGGTGCAGAGTGTTGGGGTAGATAACCGATGTTTTCTCTCACCCACTTACCCTCTTTTCTTGTATCTCTGCCGTCCACCAGAATGCTTCCATCAAAGTTCAGGAGACCTAAAATACATCTGAACATTGTGGTTTTACCGGCGCCGTTTGGTCCAAGGACTGCGTAGATCTTGCCTTTTCCTACGTCGAAGGTTACATCATCGAGTGCCTTGAACTTGCCGTACTTTTTAGTAACATGTTTTACTTCTATAGATTGAGCCGACAACGCAGTACGCTTACTGTAATATGATTTTTATAAACGTTTCTAAGAAGTAAGAACCCGTACATTCTTACTCTCGATAAGCTTCTAGATTAGCTTCAGCAGCGGATATCTGTTGAAAACTGAAAATGAAAAGGGGGCTTCCGTGTGTTTAGAAGCCTCGGTATCTCCAGATTATGATTGCTGTTACGACAACTACAATTGCGAAGATTGGGATAATGATGAGAAGTGGATCTATCTCTACTCCTTTCGGCTCTGGACCCTTTATTGCGTCAGCGAGTTCACTGTCAAGAACGAAACCGACTCCTTTGATATCTGAGCCGAGACCAGTTGTTATTGTGGCTGTTTTAACTCCTGCTCTGTCTGATTTGATGGCTGTTAGGGTTAGGGTCTTGTCTTTGGCTTCAGATACAACCATTATCTCTGCGAGATGGTCTTTCACCAAGTCTCTGTCTATCTTGACGATGGCTCCTGTCTTCTGCTCTGCTACGTATAGATCGCTAAGTGTCTGGGCGTAAAGGATCTGCTTCGGTGTACCTTCAGCGATTTGTGTTACTGTTCTCACGTTATGGGTTGTGTGTGATACTGCTAGGACTTTGCCGTCTGCAGTTGTTACGAGTATATCACCGCTAAAGTCTCCGAACTCGTCACGTGCTACCGTTACTGCTGTTGGGGCGGAGTTGGCTCCCAAATCAGCGACTTTTTCACGATCACCGTTTCTATCAATTACCCAGACTACTCCATCTTTTGTCACTGCGGCTAATTTGTCATTCCAATATGCACGGTTATCGAAGGCAAGGCCCACTACATCAACTCCGTTTGCGGGTGTCGTGAAGACCCTTACAGTGTTTCCGTCGGCGCTAATTTCATGGATCTGGTCGCCGGAGGTGGCGTAGATGTAGCCTGCTGGGAAGTATACGCCTGAAGAGGCAGCGATATGGGTGTTATCTCCTTTAGCCGCGAATGTGGCTCCGAAGCGGTTTATCGATCTGTCATGAGGATCTACAGCGTATAGTTTAGTGATGTTGTCTTCTGCTGATGGGAAAATGAACAGTTTTCCTGTCCATATTAATCCTGACGGAGGGTTGTCCATAGATATGTAGTTCTCAGTTTTCACTTGTGCCTGTGCGAATGCTGGAATTAGTTGAAACAGCATTAAGATGAGCAGCGAAGATACTGTAACCTGAGTCTTCAGGTGGTTCATGGCTTTTCCAAATAGACACTTATCAATATAAGCTTTTAATTCTGCCGCTTGATCCAGCGAAATTATCTATTGAGCAGAGCCTAATGTGAAGCCGCGCACAAGGTACCGTCGGATCACCAGTACCAGGGCAACTGCAGGGAGAAAAGCTAATACTCCTCCTGTATTGATTTGATCCCATTCTACAATTTTGAAGCCGCTGGACTCTCCCATTCCATACCAGACACCTTTGGTCACGGTCTTTGTTAGGGGTCCGGTCAGCAGTGATGAGTAGAGGAATTCGTTCCAAGTGAGTACGAACGCGAATATGATTGTGGCGATTAGTCCAGGGATTACAAGTGGAAGAGCTATTCTTCTGAAGACTGTGGTTTCGGAGGCACCATAGAGAGAAGCCGCCTCCCAGATGTCTCTAGGAATATCTTGGAAGAAACCGCGCATCATCCATACAACTACAGGCAGGTTTAGCACCCAGTAAACCACCATCATGCCTTGGTAGGTGTCCCAGAGACCGATCTGTGCGTAAATCGCGTAGAATGGGACGATCACCGCGAAGGGTGAGATTGTCCTCAGTATCAGTATCAGGAACTCGAATAGGCTCTTGCCTCGGAAGCGATGCCTAGCCAAGGTGAATGCTGCCGGAGTTCCTATTGCGATACTTGTCAGAACGCTTGAAAGCGCGATTATCACTGTATTAAGGACCAATATTGGAAACGCGTCATAGGCAAAGGCGTTAAAGTAATTGATTGTACTAGGGCGAAATCCACCGCTGAAAAATGGAACGCCCCCTATCCAGCCTATTCCTTTTCCAGCTAGGAGCGGGCTGAGATCTATGCGGAAGCTTTCCAAAATCATGATTGTAATTGGCCAAATGATCCATAGGCAGATCAAGACGTAAATTAGTATGCGTCGAGCCTGTCGTAGCTTACGTTTAGTGTCTTCATTCATAGTTTAACGTGCCTCCCAAGTTCGTCGTCCAACTCTCAGGATGATGATTGTCACGACTAAGCTTATGAGCAGTAGTGTAAGCGCAATTGTTGCGATGTAAGAGTAAGGTGAGCCGTAGACTGGGAAGCTCAGCATCTTATACATCATCAGGCTCAACGTATCTATTGGTGTCCCGATGTTTTCTTGACCGATCCATCCTGCCCATGTAAAAGGGATCTCAAAGGATCGAAATGCGTCGATCGAGCGTATTGCGATAACTATGTAGATGACTGGGCTTCGCATCAACATCGGCAAAGTAACTCGTCTGAAGCTCTGCCATGGTGAGGCGCCATGAAGATCCGCGGCTTCGAAGATTCCTTTAGGTATTGTCTGAAGTACACTCAGTATGACTAACATAAAGAGAGGTGTCCAGAGCCACGCATCTGAAACTACGATGAACGTAAAGGCGAGGTTCGGATCGAATACGTTGACCATCGGTAGCCCAAGATCGTATTTTAGAACAACATTGAGATCATCCCATATCGCTGGGGGTGCAAAGAAGATTCCAGCTACGAGGGGTGAAACAGCAACAGGCAGAATCAAGATAGTCTGTAGATGCCTGAAGCCTTTGTCTCGAAAAATGAGCATGGCGAATGTTAAGCCAAGCAGGAAGGACAGAGTTACTGTTCCGAAGACGTAGAGTAAGGTGACTCTGACCGATGTCCAGAAGCTAACATCAGTTATCATCTTCAGGTAGTTGGCTGCGCCGATGTAAATCGGCTCTGGGGTGTTGGGGTTGAACTCGGTTACGCTCAAGTAAATGGAGTAAGCGATGGGGTACCCCTCCACTAGCAGCAGCACCAGGATTGCTGGAACGATGAAAAGGTATGGTAACGTATTCCTCAACCGCTCTGCATCCCAATTAGGTGGGAGTCGCTGCATATCTATAAATATTTCAAGTTTATCGAATCTGTTTGTAGGTGTATTTGTAATGTGTGAGTTCAAGGTCTTCGTTAAGCGGGGCGGCCGAGAAGAGGCTGTGGCAGAGGACATCGTGTACGCCAAAGATGAGGGCAGTTCAATTGTTCTCAAAGATGTGCTGGGTAACTCTGTTAAAGTTGGGAATGCCTCTATTCTTGAGGTCGACGTTGAGGCTGAGCGGTTGATTCTCGCAGAGAACACTACGCCGCGTGAGCGTGTTGACAAAGGTATTAGGTGACCGGTGGTTAACTGACCTTAGTGTTCCGCTGGAGGGAAATTAGAAAGGTTTGACATTCAGCATTGCTGTTTCAGGCAAAGGAGGTACGGGTAAGACCACTATCTCTGCGCTACTGGTTTCTCTTCTCAAAAACCCTAACAGTGATCCAATACTAGCAGTAGACGCGGATCCTAATTCGAATCTGAACGAGGCCTTAGGAGTCAAGGCTGAGCTCTCAGTAGGGCGGGCACGCGAGCTGCTTCTGGAGAACAAGGATAAGCTAGGTCCGAATCAGACTAAGGAGGATTACTTCAACTACCTGTTCCAGAGTGCTGTTGAGGAGTTCGACGGCTTCGACCTGCTAGTTATGGGTAGGGCAGAGGGCCCCGGGTGCTACTGCTACGTTAACAATTTGCTCAGGAAAATTATGGATGAGCTCGCCGGGCGATATCAGCTAATGATTGTGGATACCGAGGCCGGGCTGGAGCACTTCAGTCGAAGGACGACCCGAGACATCGACATACTTCTGGTTGTGACCGATCCTACCGCTAAGGGTGTAATGACCGCGAAACGAGTTAGCGATCTTATTAAGTCACTTAACGTGGGTATACACAAAGCGTTCCTAATCATAAACCGGGTTCCCCCGCAGTTCATGAATAAGGTCAAGGATCTGGAGAAGGCTTCAGGACTCAAATGCATCGCAGTTATTCCTGAAGACTCTTCGGTTCAGGAGTATGATTTGGCTGGAAAACCCATTCCAGATCTACCTGACAACTCCCCAGCTTTGAATGCGGTTAAAGAACTCGTGGAGAAGCTAGGGATTCCTCAGCTTGAAAAGGTGAAGCCTTAACGTGAAGCTAGCTGTCGTAGGCAAAGGGGGGGTAGGTAAAACCCTGATATCAGGAACCCTCGCCCGACTTTTGGCCCGAGATGGCTACAAGGTCTTGGCGATAGATGTGGATCCTTCTATGAACTTAGCCTATTCTATCGGGGTGCCAGTTGATGTTGCCGCTAAAATTGTTCCTCTCTCAGAGGATCATGACTTGATTGAGGAGCGGACGGGTGCGAGGCCGGGCTCTTCAGGATCGGTTTTCAGCTTGACCCCGACTGTTTTCGACATCGCTGAGAAGTACGGTGTACCAGGCCCTGATGGTATTCGGTTACTTGTGATGGGTACTGTTCGTTCAGGTGGTTCAGGCTGCATGTGCCCAACGAATGCGTTGGCGAAGGCCTTGATGCGGCATCTTCTGGTCTCGGTGAAGGAGGCGGTTGTGATGGATATGGAGGCTGGGCTTGAGCATCTTGGTCGTGGAACTGTCAGAGGTGTTGATGCGATGCTGTGTGTGGTTGAGCCTCGGATGCAGTCGATTGAAACTGCTAAGCGTATCGAGGATCTCTCTAAGGATCTGGGTGTTAAGACTGTTCTCGTTGTGGCTAACAAGGTTAAGCGTGATGAGGATTTGGCTCTAATTGAGCGGGCTCTTGCTGGTTCCGATATGCGTATAATCGCATCAATCCCGTACGATGAGTCAATGGAGCAGGCCGATATGTCGCGGACAG is drawn from Nitrososphaerota archaeon and contains these coding sequences:
- a CDS encoding ABC transporter permease; the protein is MAPRVLAIITKEFKDSIRSRWLISFTVISFFLVIGLPFVVAYALGMMAPGIETLISGTTQVVFPFLPLIALPIGSAAIVGERDRHTMELLLAQPISRVNIYVGKFTGIFLAIATAILIGMGVAALIIMEVPTVQYFYVIGIAYILTAAMLGLAFLISVVSKDRNMALGVALFFWFLFAVLIDMGFLSMIVTMAFDPVYMIPIVVANPLELVRQISTYALIMTPKMMANPISLGQLGLAMVKVFGANGILPFLYTAMIAWVLVPLIGSFVLFIRKDV
- a CDS encoding ABC transporter ATP-binding protein → MSAQSIEVKHVTKKYGKFKALDDVTFDVGKGKIYAVLGPNGAGKTTMFRCILGLLNFDGSILVDGRDTRKEGKWVRENIGYLPQHSAPYDDLSVEDNLKFYAGVKGVKPQRVLETLKDIKLVRFRDRKARALSGGMKQRLMLGISQLSDPPILILDEPTSQLDVQGQLRFRELLGELLGRGKSVIVSTHLLREAHEIRLFKGNVLVINRGKLVGSGLVDDFMNKADLREHLLIDVGAYDAQDMLHAVEKAGFKDAEIHKGQIVVACEHGDKFELLKALDVAGFTPTNFRVDEPSLEVAFMKATEAP
- a CDS encoding carbohydrate ABC transporter permease: MNEDTKRKLRQARRILIYVLICLWIIWPITIMILESFRIDLSPLLAGKGIGWIGGVPFFSGGFRPSTINYFNAFAYDAFPILVLNTVIIALSSVLTSIAIGTPAAFTLARHRFRGKSLFEFLILILRTISPFAVIVPFYAIYAQIGLWDTYQGMMVVYWVLNLPVVVWMMRGFFQDIPRDIWEAASLYGASETTVFRRIALPLVIPGLIATIIFAFVLTWNEFLYSSLLTGPLTKTVTKGVWYGMGESSGFKIVEWDQINTGGVLAFLPAVALVLVIRRYLVRGFTLGSAQ
- a CDS encoding sugar ABC transporter permease; this translates as MQRLPPNWDAERLRNTLPYLFIVPAILVLLLVEGYPIAYSIYLSVTEFNPNTPEPIYIGAANYLKMITDVSFWTSVRVTLLYVFGTVTLSFLLGLTFAMLIFRDKGFRHLQTILILPVAVSPLVAGIFFAPPAIWDDLNVVLKYDLGLPMVNVFDPNLAFTFIVVSDAWLWTPLFMLVILSVLQTIPKGIFEAADLHGASPWQSFRRVTLPMLMRSPVIYIVIAIRSIDAFRSFEIPFTWAGWIGQENIGTPIDTLSLMMYKMLSFPVYGSPYSYIATIALTLLLISLVVTIIILRVGRRTWEAR
- a CDS encoding CooT family nickel-binding protein; translated protein: MCEFKVFVKRGGREEAVAEDIVYAKDEGSSIVLKDVLGNSVKVGNASILEVDVEAERLILAENTTPRERVDKGIR
- a CDS encoding AAA family ATPase, with protein sequence MTFSIAVSGKGGTGKTTISALLVSLLKNPNSDPILAVDADPNSNLNEALGVKAELSVGRARELLLENKDKLGPNQTKEDYFNYLFQSAVEEFDGFDLLVMGRAEGPGCYCYVNNLLRKIMDELAGRYQLMIVDTEAGLEHFSRRTTRDIDILLVVTDPTAKGVMTAKRVSDLIKSLNVGIHKAFLIINRVPPQFMNKVKDLEKASGLKCIAVIPEDSSVQEYDLAGKPIPDLPDNSPALNAVKELVEKLGIPQLEKVKP
- a CDS encoding AAA family ATPase; translated protein: MKLAVVGKGGVGKTLISGTLARLLARDGYKVLAIDVDPSMNLAYSIGVPVDVAAKIVPLSEDHDLIEERTGARPGSSGSVFSLTPTVFDIAEKYGVPGPDGIRLLVMGTVRSGGSGCMCPTNALAKALMRHLLVSVKEAVVMDMEAGLEHLGRGTVRGVDAMLCVVEPRMQSIETAKRIEDLSKDLGVKTVLVVANKVKRDEDLALIERALAGSDMRIIASIPYDESMEQADMSRTAPLDFAPDSTVVKAVDLLKHSIISRYSR